TCTGGCTAATGAGGCTTAGTGTTAACATGGCCTAAAAGGTAACACTTGAATGATTTCTGGTACACAGAAGCACAGACTTGtagaaaaatgataaatatttggTTAGCACACTGTTAGCTCAGATCTGACACCTAGTGAGCAAAGCTGTGTGTTACAATGGGGCTAATATATGGTTAGCGCAATCTAAAATATAGATAAGACAGGACTAACATATGCTAAACATAGataattttggaaaatatttagtttCCACAACCTGCTTTTAGCACAGGGCTAACACAGCTAGCCTATGTAGCACACTAACATGAGGCTAACACTTGGATCATGTAGCTAGTACATGACAAGCACAGACTTGGAACAAGTTAAAGAGACCAGGCTAGCAAGTGACAAGCATTTTTAGCACATTGCTAACATGGGACTGACCACTACATAACAAAGCTAGATGTAAACACTGGGCTAAAGTGGCGAGCATAAATTAACGCAGACCTACAACAAAGATAACACAGGATGAACATATCGTAAACAAAGCCATTATTCGGTTTAGCTCGCAGAAAAAAACGGAGCTACCACTAGTTTCTGACTAGCACACAGCTATCACAGGGCTAACACAGCTGGTAGCCACTTAGCATGCGGCTAACACAGGGCTAAAACAGCTAGTGTTCAGTTAGCACCTCATACAGGCAACTACAGCTTGACGAAACAGAATTTCGGCAGGTAATTAGCTCTGCTAGCAGAGACAAACTGCTCCACAAATGGGAACGAGCTACAGAGCTGAGGGGCGGGGCTTCAGGAGGGTTTGAAGAGTGAGATCTAAAGCCATACACACTGTGTTTGTGCGCATGTatgaacagtgtgtgtgtgttagagtgtgCGTTTGTaagtgtgcgcgtgtgtgtgtgtgtgtaaaacatAGCAAGGATTTGCACTCTAGTGATTCACCTCAACATGAcatccacacccacacacacacacacacacacacacacacacacatgcattgcACTGCCATTTGAAATAGTGGGTCAGATTAGTTTCCATGTAGCTTCACCAACCAaccaaactgtatttttctttaaaggaACAGGGATGTTGTAAAgtatttttgtacaaatttaatACTTTGGTAGCATGACGTTCCTGGTGTTTGTCCTGTCGGGCTCCACTGCTCCTCCACCCCCCTTTGTATGGACGACTACTGAGCAACAATAAAGATGAAGACCTGCTGGGAGCACTGGACTCCATGTGTCGACTCACCGCAACACACACTCGGTTCAAACACAGATTTCAGAATAATGTTAGGAAGTTACTTTACTTGTATAACACATTTTGTTTAGAAAGGATAAATCCagaaataaacagttaaaacacaaaaataagaaacattcAACATGCAATGTctatgcaaataaaacaattaaagcaATACAGTCAAGTCACTGTTAATTACTCCGTCACggaacggtggagttatgtgacctgtctgttagcagcttaacccaaaaatggactaacggattcggatgaaattttcagagaaggtcagaaatgacacaatcaCCACAAGAACATCTTCAAAAATCTACAAAAGAAAATCTcttgtagaaaaacaaaacaaatttctCTTGCAGGTTGTTGAAGATATTCCACCTGCCATCCAAGATGATCCAATTCCCGCCGCCCACGCCCGGGGTGGCTAATCCGGAGGACCGGGACAATTCCCAGTAggccggtctgatgtttgggccgtGAGGTCCGGTGTTCAGTCCTGGCTCTGGGTtcatcattctgctgctgccgctgttacTGAGCCGCCTCCACTGACAGctcttaattttgtttttttgcagacgcACTGTGACGTAACACGTCCGTGCacacggtcagaggtgtttgaaagatgaaaacaggaagagcaagggTGGGCCAGAgaaggcaagaattaaaaacaggaaagttctggaaacagacgcagccgaatgtgcagaaattggaaacttCTTCACTGAAGCTCGCGAtttgaaacgacaaatgaggacGAGGAAACGGATAcggactttgttgaactttgcaaaccaccgtTCTAGTTAATTATCAAATCAATgaattgtgtgtcattgtggtgTAAAACATAAcattatataatttaaataatagtatgatgtgaccacataactgggaaactttgtcctgcagcccctcagagtcagaagaaagatccagaaccaagcagcagccaagagccacaagtccagagtgggaggtaggattgttcattCAGTGAATGTTATTAGAATGAATctaatgaagagtctggtgtagacctgctctatgtgagaagatgattcagctctacatgaatgaaactgagctgacggctttgtaaaaagtagagatttgtgctgagagtttagatcattttaaaaacatgatttagtgtcagaggcagagccagCAGTGATGAGaggattactgctgtcagtaaaGGAACAGGTGAActgttggaacagagtgaacaagcaagcattagttccaGTACTTTCTATGTCCAAACCATAGcagtgacccattttatttttatcattaacaGACCGTAAATACACAAAGACCACAACTGAAAGGGAAcaggatgagataaaaacatttgctttcattactgatgtccagttttaataaagttcatgttatttttataaaatgatgaaagtgaataaattgtatttctgtgatctgtgtttgatttctgtcttttctcctcatccagatgttcagagggagctgatgccacatctggtccagccgatggaagattttgaagttctctgactgaagatggtcctctgactggatttaaggttcagatgctcaggaacaaactccaccaatgagccaacagggaagctttagctttattaaatgttgctatgaagcaCGAAGACTAAACtaaacacacgcctgtgctcatcGTGGGCAACGGAAATCATTTCTGACTAATAAGTCAGATAATTAATGGTTCAGAGATTTTAGAGTGTTTATatcaaccacaaaacacagtgAAATTGATTTTCGCTGTGTGGAACCTTTACATTTTCAGGGTAATGCTCTTGACGAAAAGGAGAATAACTGGTGGGGCTGAAAGTAAAGGAGACAAAATggcagataaaagaaaaattagTTTAAACTGggcagaaataaagaaaattactGAGCagagactgaaggaaaggaggcaaaaatatcataaaatgctttcagaaatatgaGATGGCTGATCCAAAacctcaaaaataaaataaaaaaaaccccacatttTAATCCAATAGATATTCAacaaaataactcaataaaTGAGATTACTGAACTCTGCTTTTCAGTCTTATACTGATTTCAAAGAGATTAAAAGAGTTTTTAATGAATTCTCGATGTTCTAATCCAGTCTGAATCAGTTTTTCTGGGATTGATCCGCTCGGCGCTCCGCTTCGCGTTCTGCTCGGTGACTCTCTGCTCAATCAGTCTGGTCTGCTCTCCGGTGAGTCGTCGCTCCGACAGCGGCTGCCGCTCTTTTTCTGTCCACCGCGCCATCACCGGGACGCCGGTAGGATTATTCACCGACCTCTCCGTTGGATAAACGAACACCGAGTCCGGGAGGCAGCATGTCCACCGCCCTGGAGAGCTACATCAACCGTATCCTGCCGCTTAGCCGCTAGCAGTTAGCAGCTAGCATGCTAATGAATGAATACACGCTAGTTAGCTTAGCGCGCTAAGCTAACATCGATGTTAACTTAATGTTTTTATGGATTTAAATCAGCGTAGCTTCTGTTTAGAAGCTCAGAAATGAAGTTAAAGTTTACTCAAATTAATTTAATGGCCGGAAACTGAATACTGAGCATCAATTCTGTATTTCTAGTCTGTTTATTGATTTAAAGTGGAgctaaaatattcagttatgaAGCTGTAAACTCACTCTGACACCAGAAAATATCAATATCAGCTCAAATATCAATTATTCTAACGATTAGGCGACTATTCAGAATTATTTATCCTACAGAAAAGCAAAACGAtaatttttaaagcattttttattcatatattaTTCCTGTCTTTGTAGTGCAGCAcaatatgaaatgaaaataaagatttttcaTCAAGATATTGTAACAATTTCCGCTCTGATTAGGCTGAAATTACTATAATATTTAATATGGGTATTTATCAAGACATTTGTGAAATTATACACTGAATTCTTTTAAATCACCCGTCGACCCACTTTTATAaggatttttttctcacatttaaatCTGTTCGAATGACAATATCTGAGGAAATATTAAAAGTAGAAACCTGCAGTTTTCTCATaattctcatcatgtcattgattcagaatctggaatattggaAAACAAATAATCTCTGACTACTGGTGAGTTGaattataaattaaaaataatagtaaattgAAACcatcatgaaaagttccatctttgagctcatgtaaacaaataaataaaaacaaataaataatgcaaGAGTTAACTGGTGATATGTTCTGAACTAAATGTAGCTtcatacaataaaaaacaaataaaacgtgtattaataaacaaaaatgtccaaaagctGACTTAAGACTGCTTTTAGGTTTGTCCAGTAGAGACAAaaggtgattttattttattcagtgatcaaaatactgaaataaatcaacacaaataAGGTAAACGCTGATATTAAAGATAGTTTTAATTTGGAGGATATTCTACTGACAGATAAACTGatttcacaacttttttttctcattccgACTTCAGCCGAAGAAGAAAAACCATCAAAACTAGAGTTCATAAATCTAAACTAAACGAACAGGAGAAGCATAAAACTGTTTCaaatctgcttctttttttataaagagaaaaaaaagacattttcacagcttattttcacatttaattcaCAATAATCTCATCAAATCCAACTATagaggaaataaaaactgattaaaCTTCAGCTTTAAATGATTCTGATTCAGTTTCTAAGTGAGGAGGAGAAGATCTTCATCGTATTTCTTTTTATGAAGCTTCATTCCTGATGGAGTTACTTtgcgtttgtttttgtgtaaatcATTTTGTACGTAAAGTGTTTCTTCTTTAAGTCGTGGTTCAGGTACGGTGGCCATCGTCACATCAGACGGCCGGATGATCGTGGTGAGTTTAAAAACGGCGACACTAATACTGACtctaaacacaataaaaactctGCCGGGCTTAAATGTTTGCAGATATTTGAATTCTAGTCATGTAGTTTAACAGCGCCACTTTTTCCTAgataaattcagctttttttatttggtttaaCGTTCCGTTTTCACCAGTTGttctgttgtcatggtgacctGAACATCCACCGCAGAGTTAAATGATCACAGCAAAAACTTTTGGAAGAGTTTTcacagaacatttttagaatttgagattattttttccgatattttttttatgtaagaCATGTAAAATATGAGTTATTTTAGTTAGATATAATTGATGTTAAGCTTCAATATGATtagacagagcagcacatcacTTCGAGACATGTGGGAAAGTGGAAAATCTGAtaattccttctgttttttacagtttcttgtcTGATAAATGGGATTTTTCAACCCACTGTTGGGTTTTAGTTTTCAAAGGAATCAAGGTTATTTATTGTCATACTAGTGCAAGTATTCACATGAGATGGCACGAAATTAGTGCTCATGTTTCGGTTGGAAGCAGTAGAAATAAATAACGGCAAAAAGGGGAAATTACAAAGCACAATAAAAACGATTTACACAAGTGTTAACCAGTGGTGCAGAGGTAAATAGGCATGTAAATATGGGTTGTTTAGTTGACTGAAAAAATTAAATCGAATCAACCAGAGTCAGAAGTGAACAGAACGATGTCGTCTGCAAAGAATCGAACACAGATGATGTAAATCATAGGGGATCGACAATAGAACCCTGTGGAACTCCAGGAAGTAATGAAGTTCATCgtcactgtgtttgtttgtctgtctcagGGCACCCTGAAGGGCTTTGATCAGACCATCAACCTGATTCTGGATGAGAGTCATGAACGGGTCTTCAGCTCCAGTCAGGGCGTGGAACAGGTGGTTCTGGGACTCTACATCGTCAGGGGCGACAACGTGTGAGTCACCGATCAGCAATCAATCGGCCGATCGATCAGCTGATCAGCAGCAGTCAATTAGTTGTGCAGTCggattttaaatgtaaaaaaataaattcatccTGTAAAATGTGAGAAGCTGCTTGTTGGTTGATGTGACTTTAAATTAAGGATTTTGTCGGCAAAACGTTTCATCGACCGATCGAGAAAATTATCTGCAGAtgaatctgtaataaaaataatggttttatttaaatcagctttaaaacataaaaagttcGGTCCTCTTCCCACATCTCTGTTACGTTCCTcgtgtgcttttgtttgttttgttagttttttttaatcgttAATATTGTCCTTGTCATTGTGTTTATGAAAGTAATTTcacttgtgtgttgtttttgtttgctgtttttgttgttgttttttacgtgcctttgttcattttttcactcatgctgtttttgttcattttttcatgctttccttgtgttgtttttatttactgttttacccttgttgtttttgtttgctgtttttgtcttgtgCTTGTTTATGTTTGCTGATTCTTTCACATTGTTTTAGTTAGATTTTTccgatttgttgtttttgttgacagttttcctgtttgttgtttttgtttactgttttcctgtttcttgtttttcttcacagttttccggtttcttgttttgtttttgttgacagttttcctgtttgttgttgttgtttacagggCGGTGATCGGGGAGATCGACGAGGAAACCGACTCCACTCTGGATTTAGGAAATATCAGAGCCGAGCCGCTGAACTCGGTCGTCcactgacctttgacctttgaccttctGCAGCATCACTGTCTCCGTGGCGACGGGTGACATCATGTGGAGTTGAGAAGCAGGTTTGCTGAGTTTCACTGGTTGAACTGACGGATGGTGAATAAAAGATGAAGTCACCAGATCGTCTTCTTGgtctttctgtttgtatttttattaaataaagttGTGAATTGTTTGAGTAGTTTTTTACGCTTCCAGTCTTTTTTGTCACACCTCAGATTgttcaataaagttttgtttctgacaaaaaactgtttgttttctgaaacTAAACGTGACTGAAATCTGTCtccatttttgactttttacgtttaatgtgagaaaatcagtaacaaaaacaaatattttaaaaatatgtagaaattattgagtttgtttattaaaagagaccaaacataaaaaaaatctgaacttctCATGACGTGTTTTTGGCACAAAAaggtaaatattaaaatataaaactgaaGTAAAACAAGCAGCTCATCAGCTGCATTTACTCCCGTACTTTTTACTTCACTGCATTTATCTGACAGTGTTTGACCCTAAATATacaaaacaatctgaaatttgGTTGTAAATTAAAgtaataattcctttaaagagACGTTTGCTGCTTCAACaattagaaatgattttaatttcagaacttttacaaatgaaacaaatggagaaaataatcagcaggtgGATCCGTAATGACAGTAAACATTaggtttttttcatttaatttagcTGACTAATTTAGATAATAAGGATCAAAACCCTgtagaaaacattaaaatacatcTTTACCCGATTATAAGAAATGTTAAGTTGGTTCAGATCCTACAGAGTTTTTATTTCTGGACATGAATTTGACTA
This is a stretch of genomic DNA from Acanthochromis polyacanthus isolate Apoly-LR-REF ecotype Palm Island chromosome 1, KAUST_Apoly_ChrSc, whole genome shotgun sequence. It encodes these proteins:
- the lsm8 gene encoding LSM8 homolog, U6 small nuclear RNA associated, with translation MSTALESYINRTVAIVTSDGRMIVGTLKGFDQTINLILDESHERVFSSSQGVEQVVLGLYIVRGDNVAVIGEIDEETDSTLDLGNIRAEPLNSVVH